In Candidatus Berkelbacteria bacterium, the following are encoded in one genomic region:
- the nusB gene encoding transcription antitermination factor NusB: protein MSVNRHLSRTIAMQSVYEWDFHPEKPAWEIAQRVVQPVEKDVDMEYLKKTVEGTAAAVEEIDKLVTEAAPEWPLDQISIIDKSILRIAGYELLKSDEIPPKVAINEAVELAKTFGGENSSKFINGVLGTLYRNSDRFVPEEEEGKTDEPDPAEAA from the coding sequence ATGTCGGTAAATAGACATCTTTCACGCACCATTGCAATGCAGTCGGTGTATGAGTGGGATTTCCATCCAGAAAAACCTGCCTGGGAAATTGCCCAACGTGTTGTTCAGCCCGTGGAGAAAGACGTCGATATGGAATATCTCAAGAAAACTGTCGAGGGCACAGCCGCCGCGGTTGAAGAAATTGACAAGCTTGTTACGGAAGCTGCTCCAGAATGGCCGCTTGATCAGATCTCGATTATTGATAAGAGTATTTTACGCATTGCTGGCTATGAGCTACTTAAGAGCGACGAGATCCCGCCTAAGGTCGCTATCAACGAAGCTGTCGAGCTTGCCAAGACTTTTGGCGGTGAGAACTCATCTAAATTCATAAACGGCGTCCTGGGCACCTTATACCGCAACAGTGACCGCTTTGTGCCTGAGGAAGAAGAGGGAAAAACTGATGAACCAGATCCAGCTGAAGCAGCTTGA
- the rpmF gene encoding 50S ribosomal protein L32 translates to MAEPKKRLSKTRTHLRRAQYKINAPKVAVCSNCHEPKLPHIICPHCGFYRGKLVKSNAPTKRIRLNATDEVK, encoded by the coding sequence ATGGCCGAGCCAAAGAAAAGACTCTCAAAAACACGAACCCACTTGCGACGCGCGCAATATAAGATTAACGCGCCAAAAGTGGCGGTTTGTTCAAATTGTCACGAACCTAAGCTTCCGCACATCATTTGCCCACATTGTGGCTTTTACCGCGGAAAATTAGTGAAGAGTAATGCGCCGACGAAGCGCATTCGCCTAAACGCTACAGACGAAGTAAAATAG